From a region of the Mycobacteroides saopaulense genome:
- a CDS encoding ArsR/SmtB family transcription factor, with the protein MPVAPEVKRDFKNRLYGEFSRIGKALSSGPRLEILDVLAQGARTVESLAVETALSVANTSRHLQVLRQVQLVTSQRDGTYVRYQLSGPEVTAVVLALRHTAEQHLAEVDRVVRDYLGDRDSLEPITPDELARRMAHDDVVLLDVRPAQEYAAGHIDGAVSLPVDKLHERLAALPRDKHYIAYCRGPYCVYADEAVDLLQSSGIRAQRLTEGYPEWRLAGRPVSPIRRPA; encoded by the coding sequence GTGCCCGTTGCACCAGAGGTCAAACGCGACTTCAAAAACCGGCTGTACGGCGAGTTCTCTCGCATCGGCAAGGCCCTGTCGAGCGGGCCCCGGCTAGAGATTCTCGACGTGCTGGCGCAGGGGGCACGGACCGTCGAGTCACTGGCAGTCGAGACCGCGCTCTCCGTCGCCAACACCTCGCGCCACCTCCAGGTACTGCGCCAGGTGCAGCTTGTGACGTCCCAAAGGGACGGGACATATGTCCGCTACCAGCTTTCCGGTCCGGAGGTCACCGCTGTCGTGTTGGCGCTGCGGCACACCGCCGAGCAGCACCTGGCCGAGGTGGACCGGGTGGTGCGTGACTACCTGGGCGACCGCGACAGCCTTGAGCCGATAACCCCGGACGAGCTAGCCCGTCGCATGGCGCACGACGACGTCGTGCTGCTTGATGTGCGCCCCGCCCAGGAGTATGCGGCCGGTCATATCGACGGGGCGGTGTCCCTACCCGTCGACAAGCTTCACGAACGACTCGCTGCACTCCCCCGCGACAAGCATTACATCGCCTATTGCCGCGGCCCGTACTGCGTGTACGCCGACGAAGCCGTTGACCTACTGCAGTCCAGCGGCATTCGTGCACAACGTCTTACCGAGGGATATCCGGAATGGAGGTTGGCCGGACGCCCGGTGAGTCCCATTAGGAGGCCAGCATGA
- the mddA gene encoding methanethiol S-methyltransferase — protein sequence MKRVVIVGYGVISYLIFLAAFLYSIGFVGNFVVPRTVDNGLPASTATALAIDVVLLGLFAVPHSVMARPGFKLWWTRLIPDTIERSTYVLVSSLLLILLFWQWRTLPAPVWEIGWTPGRIALHALFWIGWAIVLASTFMINHFDLFGLRQVYLVWQAKPYSHLPFRATMLYRLVRHPLMFGFLIAFWATPSMSAGHLLFSVATTAYVLIALRFEERDLRAALGEPYREYSARVPMLVPGLRPHKSS from the coding sequence ATGAAACGCGTGGTGATCGTCGGATACGGAGTCATCTCCTACCTGATATTCCTTGCGGCATTTCTCTATTCGATTGGGTTCGTCGGAAATTTCGTGGTGCCGCGTACCGTCGACAACGGCCTGCCGGCATCGACCGCCACTGCCCTGGCGATCGACGTCGTGCTGCTCGGACTGTTCGCCGTGCCGCACAGTGTGATGGCCCGCCCCGGCTTCAAGCTCTGGTGGACTCGGCTGATTCCCGACACCATCGAGCGCAGTACCTACGTGCTGGTGTCGAGCCTTCTTCTGATCCTTCTGTTCTGGCAGTGGCGGACGCTCCCCGCACCTGTCTGGGAGATCGGCTGGACACCAGGACGCATCGCCCTACACGCCCTCTTCTGGATCGGGTGGGCCATCGTGCTTGCGTCGACCTTCATGATCAACCATTTCGACCTGTTCGGGCTACGTCAGGTCTACCTCGTATGGCAGGCAAAGCCTTACAGCCACCTTCCATTTCGCGCGACCATGCTCTATCGGCTGGTGCGCCACCCCTTGATGTTCGGTTTCCTCATCGCCTTCTGGGCAACCCCGTCGATGTCCGCCGGTCACCTTCTCTTCTCGGTGGCGACCACGGCCTACGTATTGATAGCCCTGCGCTTCGAGGAGCGTGATCTGCGCGCGGCCCTGGGCGAGCCGTACCGGGAGTACAGCGCTCGGGTACCCATGTTGGTCCCGGGCCTACGCCCTCATAAGTCGTCGTAA
- a CDS encoding glutaredoxin domain-containing protein: MTSSVPGPDEVVVYWRPGCPYCIKLRAQLRFTRLRYSEVNIWESPDAAAYVRSVADGNETVPTVSVAGRAMVNPSKRQVLAAAREFVPQALQH; encoded by the coding sequence ATGACGAGTTCTGTTCCAGGCCCGGATGAGGTCGTCGTGTACTGGCGGCCCGGGTGTCCGTACTGCATCAAGCTGAGGGCTCAGTTGCGCTTTACTCGACTGCGCTACTCGGAGGTGAACATCTGGGAATCGCCGGACGCGGCCGCTTATGTACGCTCCGTCGCCGACGGCAATGAGACCGTCCCGACCGTCAGCGTCGCGGGCCGGGCCATGGTCAATCCGTCGAAGCGTCAGGTGCTCGCGGCGGCACGGGAGTTCGTACCACAAGCATTGCAGCACTGA
- a CDS encoding pyridoxamine 5'-phosphate oxidase family protein — MPALTDDMKRMLGAQLAVLATVTDGQTPNIGPKRSLRVYDDHSLIFNENTGGQTLANILAGSRVSVAVIDREALDGYRFVGRARIFESGPAFDDAIAFAEERGMKPPRCAVVIAVDDVYTLKPGATAGTRV, encoded by the coding sequence ATGCCTGCTCTTACCGACGACATGAAGCGGATGCTGGGTGCACAGCTTGCGGTGCTGGCTACGGTGACGGATGGCCAAACTCCCAACATCGGCCCCAAGCGCTCGCTGCGGGTCTATGACGACCACTCGCTCATATTCAACGAGAACACCGGTGGGCAGACGTTGGCCAACATCCTTGCGGGGTCGAGGGTTTCGGTGGCGGTCATCGACCGTGAGGCGCTCGACGGTTATCGATTCGTCGGTCGGGCGCGGATTTTCGAATCGGGCCCGGCCTTCGACGATGCCATCGCGTTCGCCGAGGAGCGCGGCATGAAGCCCCCTCGGTGCGCCGTGGTGATCGCCGTCGACGACGTCTACACGCTCAAGCCCGGTGCTACCGCGGGCACGCGCGTGTAG